A single genomic interval of Halobacillus halophilus DSM 2266 harbors:
- the ytxJ gene encoding bacillithiol system redox-active protein YtxJ: protein MESINELTSQEDWQNVWKRSMDSPILVYKHSTSCLISARAFKQLKTFQKSGEDEIDCYMVKVIENRRVSNEIAKDTNISHKSPQILLIDKQQVVWNTSHWKITEKRIRKEVR, encoded by the coding sequence ATGGAGAGTATTAATGAACTGACATCACAAGAAGATTGGCAAAACGTATGGAAACGTTCGATGGATTCTCCGATATTAGTTTATAAACATAGCACATCCTGTTTGATAAGTGCTAGAGCCTTCAAGCAACTGAAGACTTTCCAAAAGTCAGGGGAAGATGAAATAGATTGCTATATGGTGAAGGTTATTGAAAACAGAAGAGTATCCAATGAGATCGCAAAGGATACAAACATTTCTCATAAATCACCTCAAATTCTCCTCATAGATAAACAACAAGTTGTATGGAATACATCCCATTGGAAAATAACAGAAAAGCGTATACGGAAAGAGGTTCGTTAA
- a CDS encoding VanZ family protein: protein MNTVLEMMHFVEFAILYLLLIAALGVNHRLTKVTSCLAALFSILYGVGDEVHQLFVVGRSFTFIDLVKDTVGVVTVWGSFHAFYFGTGKAHY from the coding sequence ATGAATACGGTTCTTGAAATGATGCATTTTGTTGAATTCGCGATCCTCTATCTTCTACTCATCGCAGCTTTAGGCGTGAATCATAGATTAACGAAGGTAACCAGCTGTTTGGCTGCTTTATTTTCCATCCTGTATGGGGTGGGAGATGAAGTTCACCAATTATTTGTCGTTGGCCGCTCTTTTACTTTCATAGATTTGGTAAAGGATACAGTCGGAGTAGTCACCGTGTGGGGCAGTTTCCATGCTTTCTATTTTGGCACTGGGAAAGCTCATTATTGA
- a CDS encoding glycoside hydrolase family 30 protein: MRKFTVIQSDKESASFLENKGEKSIFSNETTTARNSYITIHAEEEFQEWMGFGGAFSEAASYTLSQISPQNRSKVIQSYFDKKEGLAYNLGRTHINSCDFALENYTYVEENDTTLESFTIDREKEWVLPLIHDAKEIAGEELTILSSPWSPPAWMKTNNEMNNGGKLKEEFRQLWADYYAAYITAMEENDVKIWGVTVQNEPAVAQTWDSCEYTAEEERDFVKNYLGPTLQRAGYGDKKIIIWDHNRDMIVERASAVLSDPEAAQYVWGTGNHWYVSEEFENLSKVHEQFPDKHLLFTEGCIEGGVQLGAWGTGERYARNIIGDMNNWLEGFIDWNLVLNEQGGPNHVGNYCDAPIIADTERDVVHFNSSYYYIGHFSKYIRPGAKRVKVNSSAESLSLTAFKNNPNEIIVVLLNETEEDQSTKIEMQDYYSEVHLPKRSITTCIIER, translated from the coding sequence TTGAGAAAGTTTACAGTTATCCAATCAGATAAAGAATCAGCTTCATTTTTAGAAAATAAAGGTGAAAAATCCATATTTTCAAATGAAACGACTACAGCGAGAAATTCCTATATAACGATTCATGCAGAAGAAGAATTTCAGGAATGGATGGGATTTGGCGGGGCATTCTCTGAAGCAGCCAGTTACACTCTTAGTCAGATTTCCCCTCAAAACCGCTCCAAGGTCATTCAGTCCTATTTTGATAAGAAGGAAGGATTGGCCTATAATCTTGGAAGAACTCATATCAACAGTTGTGATTTTGCCTTAGAAAATTACACATATGTAGAAGAGAACGATACAACTCTTGAGTCCTTTACCATTGATCGGGAGAAGGAATGGGTCCTACCATTGATCCATGATGCGAAGGAGATAGCAGGTGAAGAGTTGACGATTTTATCTTCACCGTGGAGCCCTCCCGCATGGATGAAAACCAACAATGAAATGAATAATGGTGGGAAGCTAAAAGAGGAATTCCGACAACTATGGGCTGATTATTATGCTGCCTACATTACTGCTATGGAAGAGAATGATGTGAAGATTTGGGGGGTTACCGTTCAAAATGAGCCAGCAGTAGCCCAAACCTGGGATTCGTGTGAGTACACAGCTGAAGAAGAAAGAGATTTTGTTAAGAACTATCTCGGCCCAACTTTACAAAGAGCAGGCTATGGAGATAAAAAAATAATTATCTGGGATCATAACCGTGACATGATTGTGGAAAGAGCTTCCGCTGTACTCTCTGATCCAGAAGCGGCTCAATATGTTTGGGGAACTGGGAACCACTGGTATGTATCAGAAGAATTCGAGAACCTTTCTAAAGTACATGAACAATTTCCTGACAAACATTTACTGTTTACAGAGGGTTGCATTGAAGGGGGAGTACAGCTAGGGGCATGGGGAACAGGTGAACGATATGCCCGTAATATTATCGGGGATATGAACAACTGGCTTGAAGGGTTTATTGATTGGAATTTAGTGCTCAATGAACAGGGTGGACCTAATCATGTTGGCAACTACTGCGATGCTCCAATTATTGCAGATACGGAAAGAGATGTCGTCCATTTTAACAGTTCTTATTATTACATTGGTCATTTCAGTAAGTACATACGACCTGGAGCCAAAAGAGTGAAAGTAAATTCCTCCGCGGAAAGCCTTTCTTTAACAGCGTTTAAAAATAATCCGAATGAGATCATTGTGGTTCTCCTGAATGAAACAGAAGAAGATCAATCCACAAAGATAGAGATGCAAGACTATTATTCTGAGGTTCACTTACCAAAAAGATCGATTACGACTTGTATTATTGAAAGATAA
- a CDS encoding carbohydrate ABC transporter permease: protein MYSEKVKQKMAKSSLYGFLITVSLASLFPFYWMFVMATNSNETINQTPPALIPGSELVTNFQNVLGSIPFFRTMLNSLIVSTSITLGVVLLCSLAGFAFAKIPFPGRGILFVLILGTMMIPPQLGLIPTYFIITELGWLSDLKAVIVPGLMHAFGIFWMRQYISSAVPDEIMEAARIDGCSNFRMYWNIIIPTILPAFATLGIIVFMQIWGDYLWPLVVLKDQSMHTIQVALRSLMDDRVKDYGMILSGTFWATVPLIIIFLLFNRMFIKSITDGAVKS, encoded by the coding sequence ATGTACAGTGAAAAAGTGAAACAAAAAATGGCTAAGTCTTCTCTCTATGGATTCCTTATAACCGTATCTTTAGCTTCGTTATTCCCATTTTATTGGATGTTTGTGATGGCGACGAATTCAAACGAAACGATCAACCAAACTCCACCGGCTCTTATACCTGGATCTGAACTAGTTACCAATTTCCAGAATGTATTAGGCAGTATTCCTTTTTTTCGAACTATGTTAAATTCACTAATCGTTTCCACATCTATTACGCTAGGGGTAGTTCTCCTGTGTTCTTTAGCAGGTTTTGCCTTCGCTAAAATACCCTTTCCTGGCAGAGGAATATTATTTGTATTGATTCTTGGAACAATGATGATCCCTCCTCAGCTAGGGCTAATTCCAACGTATTTTATTATTACAGAGCTTGGTTGGTTAAGTGATTTAAAAGCTGTTATTGTACCCGGATTAATGCATGCTTTTGGTATATTCTGGATGAGGCAGTATATTTCTAGTGCGGTACCTGATGAGATTATGGAGGCCGCAAGAATTGATGGCTGTAGTAATTTTCGAATGTATTGGAACATCATTATTCCTACGATTTTACCAGCCTTTGCCACGCTTGGGATCATTGTCTTCATGCAAATCTGGGGTGATTACTTATGGCCTCTTGTCGTTTTAAAAGATCAATCCATGCATACCATTCAAGTAGCTTTACGGTCACTAATGGACGACAGGGTAAAGGATTATGGAATGATTTTATCAGGTACATTTTGGGCGACGGTACCATTGATCATCATATTCCTGTTATTTAATCGGATGTTCATTAAAAGTATTACCGATGGCGCTGTTAAAAGTTAA
- a CDS encoding carbohydrate ABC transporter permease → MSQPQPKQEHYYDDSQVEPGIPNQKESPKRRQLSQKKRNMISGYLFISPFYLLFAVFGLFPILFSFYLAFFKWDGLGEMTFVGLNNFVIIFNDPLFWKSLYNTIVIGLMGTAPQLLAALLLAFALNSALVKGQSFFRLAIFLPYVTSIVAVAIVFSVIFSNQESGLVNSIIGVFGMEPITWTRSEWGTKIAIATMVFWRWVGYNTIIYLAGMQSIPKDLYEAAKMDGASLRQQIIHITIPMLKPFILFTVFTATIGALQLFAEPQIFQGRGGRPEGISVVLYLYRDAFSSNFFGTASATAIVLFVLIIIISTINMYFTNRIGGSDKVGAK, encoded by the coding sequence ATGTCTCAACCCCAGCCAAAACAAGAGCACTATTATGATGATAGCCAGGTTGAACCTGGTATTCCCAACCAAAAGGAATCACCTAAAAGGCGACAGCTTTCTCAGAAAAAAAGAAACATGATTTCTGGTTATTTATTTATATCCCCTTTTTATCTTCTCTTTGCGGTGTTTGGTTTATTTCCAATTTTATTCAGTTTTTATCTAGCTTTTTTTAAGTGGGATGGCTTAGGTGAAATGACCTTCGTAGGTTTGAACAACTTTGTGATTATCTTTAACGATCCTCTTTTCTGGAAATCTTTATATAACACGATCGTCATTGGTTTAATGGGTACTGCTCCGCAATTACTCGCTGCGTTATTACTTGCGTTTGCTTTGAACTCTGCGTTAGTTAAGGGGCAAAGTTTCTTCAGGCTTGCGATCTTTTTACCTTACGTAACATCGATCGTTGCGGTAGCCATTGTCTTTAGTGTTATTTTTAGTAACCAAGAATCTGGTCTTGTGAATTCCATCATCGGAGTATTTGGTATGGAACCGATAACTTGGACAAGATCTGAATGGGGGACGAAAATCGCTATTGCTACCATGGTTTTTTGGAGATGGGTAGGCTATAACACTATTATTTATTTAGCTGGAATGCAAAGTATCCCTAAAGATTTGTATGAGGCGGCTAAGATGGATGGAGCAAGCCTTCGACAGCAAATCATTCATATTACGATCCCGATGCTTAAACCATTTATCTTGTTTACCGTATTTACAGCTACAATTGGTGCTTTGCAGTTGTTTGCGGAACCACAAATTTTCCAGGGGCGTGGAGGAAGACCAGAAGGAATCAGTGTGGTCTTGTACTTATATAGAGATGCATTCTCCAGTAATTTCTTTGGTACGGCGTCTGCCACAGCCATCGTGTTGTTTGTCCTGATTATTATCATCTCTACGATCAACATGTATTTCACCAATCGAATTGGTGGTTCAGATAAGGTGGGTGCTAAATAA
- a CDS encoding ABC transporter substrate-binding protein yields the protein MKKSWSIAFLLVLAVFLAGCSDSSSTEENENASEGDVKTVGSEDAEVELSFWLFGADYESLVEEYVEENPNVSIDIQQISMADHHNNLFTALSAGSGAPDMAAIEVSEIDKYKGAQDKFYNLNEFGAEDIQDNYLDWVWEIGSSVDGEFQFGIPTDIGPTAMFYRKDVFEEAGLPSKPEEVNELIQTWDDYEKVASTVLEETGKVMVDNPETVFNAKKDQAPEQYFNKDGELIIDSSPYIKDAFMNVSGMMQEDYIGNYELWSPEWGEGMSNGSFATLPGPAWMRDTIKNNAPDAENWRIASMPEGAGNWGGSWMTIPKQSEHPEEAYKFLKWLLAPEQQLKSFKNNGMFPSTPEVYEKEEFKNITDDYYGGQNVAQIFADAALEVEHVHKGEQYGDANMEVVQGLYNVYDGSDPEQEWEDIVSRIERRLSR from the coding sequence TTGAAGAAAAGTTGGAGTATTGCGTTTTTACTAGTTTTAGCTGTGTTTTTGGCAGGTTGTTCGGACAGTAGTAGTACGGAAGAAAATGAAAACGCTTCAGAAGGTGATGTTAAAACTGTTGGATCTGAAGATGCGGAGGTAGAGTTGTCTTTCTGGTTATTTGGTGCTGATTATGAAAGTTTAGTTGAAGAATATGTAGAAGAGAATCCTAATGTCAGTATAGACATTCAGCAGATTAGTATGGCGGACCACCATAACAATCTATTTACTGCATTATCTGCGGGTAGTGGAGCTCCTGATATGGCTGCTATCGAGGTATCTGAGATTGATAAGTACAAAGGCGCTCAAGACAAATTTTATAATTTAAATGAATTTGGTGCAGAAGACATTCAAGACAATTACTTAGATTGGGTATGGGAGATTGGTTCAAGTGTAGATGGTGAATTCCAATTTGGTATTCCTACAGATATTGGACCAACAGCCATGTTTTATAGAAAAGATGTTTTCGAGGAAGCGGGATTACCATCGAAACCTGAAGAAGTGAACGAGCTAATCCAAACATGGGATGACTATGAGAAAGTAGCATCTACTGTTTTGGAAGAGACAGGAAAAGTGATGGTTGATAATCCTGAAACCGTATTTAATGCTAAAAAAGACCAGGCTCCAGAGCAATATTTCAACAAAGATGGAGAATTAATCATTGATTCCTCTCCTTATATAAAAGATGCTTTCATGAATGTTTCTGGTATGATGCAGGAGGATTACATAGGAAATTATGAGTTATGGTCGCCTGAATGGGGAGAAGGCATGTCGAACGGAAGTTTTGCAACCTTACCTGGACCGGCCTGGATGAGGGATACAATTAAGAATAATGCTCCAGATGCCGAAAACTGGAGAATTGCTTCTATGCCTGAAGGAGCAGGAAACTGGGGAGGTTCATGGATGACGATTCCTAAGCAGTCTGAACACCCGGAAGAAGCTTATAAGTTCTTAAAATGGTTACTGGCACCTGAGCAGCAACTGAAATCCTTTAAGAATAATGGAATGTTCCCATCTACTCCTGAAGTTTATGAAAAAGAAGAGTTTAAGAATATAACAGATGATTACTATGGTGGACAGAACGTAGCGCAGATCTTCGCCGATGCAGCTTTAGAGGTTGAGCATGTTCATAAAGGTGAGCAATATGGCGATGCCAATATGGAAGTCGTTCAAGGATTATACAATGTGTATGATGGGTCTGATCCTGAGCAAGAGTGGGAAGACATCGTATCAAGAATCGAGCGAAGACTTTCACGTTAA
- a CDS encoding YesL family protein has product MNTNQTFSAIRTSTEFIFTLAYLNILWILFTLMGVVIGGIGPSTAALLEVIDKWQKKGMMQEKMFSLYWRAYKKSFTKANLLLVIQLVAGIILYVDLRFTITMENGMFAALAGVWIFMTILYIIMLMFSFPLLVHLRLSALQAIKHSFYYAFSSPILTIAAFLSFIGIQIALYYLPSLYLFFSTSLFGFVIVYVSRKIASRIDKLKIQNHAEKESVDIMGR; this is encoded by the coding sequence ATGAATACGAATCAAACTTTTTCCGCAATTCGAACGAGTACAGAATTTATTTTTACATTAGCCTATCTGAATATTCTTTGGATTTTATTTACCTTAATGGGCGTAGTGATAGGAGGGATTGGCCCCTCCACAGCTGCCTTGTTAGAAGTAATTGATAAATGGCAGAAAAAAGGGATGATGCAAGAGAAGATGTTCAGCCTGTATTGGCGAGCGTATAAAAAGTCATTTACAAAGGCGAATTTATTATTAGTCATTCAACTAGTGGCAGGAATAATCCTTTATGTGGATCTTCGATTCACCATTACTATGGAAAATGGTATGTTCGCTGCATTAGCAGGAGTTTGGATCTTTATGACTATTCTTTACATCATTATGCTCATGTTCAGTTTTCCACTTCTAGTTCATTTGAGACTAAGTGCGTTACAAGCTATTAAACATTCGTTTTATTATGCCTTTTCTTCACCTATCCTTACCATCGCTGCTTTTCTAAGCTTCATAGGGATTCAAATCGCTTTATATTATCTCCCCTCATTGTATCTCTTTTTTTCAACCAGTTTATTTGGATTTGTCATCGTGTATGTGTCTAGAAAAATAGCTTCACGTATAGATAAATTAAAAATCCAGAATCATGCAGAAAAAGAAAGCGTTGACATAATGGGAAGGTAG
- a CDS encoding LacI family DNA-binding transcriptional regulator, whose translation MKLTIKEIAKKAGVSQSTVSKIINNYDDVGSKTKQKVLDIMEEYGYRPTYSAQSLAKKVTKVIGVIYAGKINANFNHPFFVDVVSSFKKTIGAQGYDLLFFSNEQFHKADEDYLARCQHYNVDGCIIIGGEDVESSVYELDHSNIPCMGVDIELKGKRSAYIITDNLKVSSLAVEHFYLNGHRDIAFIGGNDESIVSQQRLDGFQQVMKTYGLQIRKEWIQSGDFFEDSGYKAMNDLLSLNLLPKAVFAASDLMAIGAMKAIKESENDIRSFSIVGCDDIIASKHTDPSLTTIMQDKEKIGKMAAFILEDLIQENIEHTCVIVEPELIIRDSSNPVMKEPSW comes from the coding sequence ATGAAATTGACGATAAAGGAAATAGCCAAAAAGGCTGGAGTATCTCAATCTACCGTTTCGAAAATTATTAATAATTATGATGATGTAGGTTCAAAAACTAAACAAAAAGTGCTGGATATAATGGAAGAGTATGGGTACCGTCCTACCTATTCAGCCCAATCTCTTGCGAAAAAAGTAACGAAAGTAATCGGTGTGATTTACGCAGGGAAAATAAACGCTAATTTTAACCATCCATTCTTTGTAGATGTGGTGAGCTCATTCAAAAAAACAATTGGAGCGCAAGGGTATGATTTATTATTCTTTTCTAACGAGCAATTTCATAAAGCCGATGAAGATTATTTAGCTCGTTGTCAGCATTACAATGTAGATGGATGTATCATTATCGGAGGTGAAGATGTTGAATCATCTGTCTATGAATTGGATCACAGTAATATTCCATGTATGGGGGTAGATATTGAGCTGAAAGGGAAGCGCTCAGCCTACATCATTACGGATAACCTGAAAGTTTCTTCTTTAGCAGTGGAACACTTCTATTTGAATGGCCATCGAGATATTGCCTTTATTGGTGGAAACGATGAATCTATAGTATCTCAACAAAGGTTAGATGGATTTCAACAAGTGATGAAAACCTATGGACTGCAAATTAGAAAAGAATGGATTCAATCAGGGGACTTTTTTGAAGATAGTGGATACAAAGCCATGAACGATCTCCTAAGCCTGAATCTACTTCCTAAAGCCGTTTTTGCTGCTTCTGATTTAATGGCGATTGGCGCTATGAAAGCCATCAAGGAAAGTGAGAACGACATACGGAGTTTCTCGATAGTGGGCTGTGATGATATTATTGCATCCAAACATACGGATCCGTCCCTTACGACCATCATGCAGGATAAAGAAAAGATTGGAAAAATGGCTGCGTTTATTTTGGAAGATCTGATTCAAGAGAATATTGAGCATACATGTGTCATTGTTGAACCAGAATTAATTATAAGGGATTCAAGTAATCCAGTTATGAAAGAACCAAGTTGGTAG
- a CDS encoding DnaD domain-containing protein: MNYIKEINAFYDRMELDGLTTSEIVLWHTLMHFHNKAGWREEITLAATSILVKSGLTESAFKRARKQLKEKGYLTFRSVGKNQAPIYQLITREYPESGRLSDEPAIRKADVQMTEQMDQEATEQTNQSADALLKQKEIKRDKTTVVDAIRKNPHTFYEQNFGVLNPHIAESITAWCEDMPEELVLEAMKRALQQNKPFFQYSGGILKRWQARGVKTLEEVESLDLEVRRSLISKPEESPSVDDIFEEVRRERER; encoded by the coding sequence ATGAATTATATTAAAGAAATCAACGCGTTTTATGACCGGATGGAGTTGGATGGGCTGACAACTTCAGAGATTGTGCTATGGCACACGCTGATGCATTTTCATAATAAAGCGGGCTGGCGGGAAGAAATTACGCTTGCGGCTACTTCGATTTTAGTGAAGTCGGGATTAACGGAGAGTGCGTTTAAACGGGCGCGTAAGCAATTAAAAGAGAAGGGTTATCTTACTTTTCGCTCAGTAGGGAAAAATCAGGCGCCTATCTATCAGTTAATTACCCGTGAATATCCGGAAAGCGGACGACTGAGTGACGAGCCGGCGATCCGCAAGGCGGACGTACAGATGACCGAGCAGATGGACCAGGAGGCGACCGAGCAGACGAACCAGTCAGCGGACGCATTACTTAAACAAAAAGAAATAAAACGAGACAAAACCACTGTGGTGGACGCCATCCGGAAAAATCCGCACACCTTTTACGAACAGAACTTCGGGGTGCTGAATCCCCATATTGCAGAGTCCATTACGGCGTGGTGCGAGGATATGCCGGAGGAACTGGTGCTCGAAGCAATGAAACGCGCCCTGCAGCAGAACAAGCCGTTTTTCCAGTACAGCGGAGGGATCTTAAAGCGCTGGCAGGCACGCGGGGTGAAAACGCTTGAGGAAGTGGAGTCGTTGGATTTGGAGGTGCGGCGGTCGTTAATCAGCAAACCTGAGGAAAGTCCTTCAGTGGATGATATTTTTGAAGAGGTAAGAAGAGAACGGGAAAGGTGA